In one window of Zygosaccharomyces rouxii strain CBS732 chromosome E complete sequence DNA:
- the RTG2 gene encoding Rtg2p (highly similar to uniprot|P32608 Saccharomyces cerevisiae YGL252C RTG2 Sensor of mitochondrial dysfunction regulates the subcellular location of Rtg1p and Rtg3p transcriptional activators of the retrograde (RTG) and TOR pathways Rtg2p is inhibited by the phosphorylated form of Mks1p), producing the protein MSAISDSDTETEVISRNLCGVVDIGSNGIRFSISSKAAHHARIMPCVFKDRVGISLFEVQYAANSLEKEPIPEDIINDIRAAMKRFKLICEDFGVPQSSVRVVATEATREALNSVVFTEAIHDSTGWEVELLTREDEGRIGAYGVVSSFNIVNGLYMDLGGGSTQLSWIKCINGEVEQSSTPVSLPYGAGALARRLHSEDKRALFLEIKKAYSGAIERIGIPEEMLLDAKEKGGFDLYTCGGGLRGMGHLLLSQSKDYPIQTIINGFSCSYEEFSSMSDYLFLKNKVPGSKDTKIFKVSERRASQLPAVGLLMSAAFESLPQIKTVHFSEGGVREGTLYSILPREIRAQDPLIVATRPYAPLLASKYLELLMTAIPVKDVPPIVYKRVAPALCNLAFVHASYPKELQPTASLHVATAGIIAGCHGLSHRARALIGIALCSRWGGDIPEGEEKYMDLLKNVVLRDGDKSERKRVIFWTKYIGTIMYVICGVHPGGNIRDGAFNFSILEKEEGENEVRELTNDEAMTPTPGDANNRKKREFEVVVKISKDDLKTSASVRSRIITLQKKIRKLSRGSSVKVKISVQYAEIH; encoded by the coding sequence ATGTCTGCCATTTCTGATAGTGATACTGAAACAGAGGTCATTTCTAGAAACCTGTGCGGTGTGGTCGATATAGGTTCCAATGGTATACGATTTAgcatttcttccaaagCTGCTCATCATGCAAGAATAATGCCCTGTGTCTTTAAGGACAGGGTCGGAATCTCGCTATTTGAAGTGCAGTATGCTGCTAATTCTCTAGAAAAGGAACCAATCCCTGAAGATATAATCAATGACATTAGAGCTGCCATGAAGAGATTTAAATTGATCTGTGAAGATTTTGGTGTACCTCAATCCAGTGTTAGAGTTGTTGCGACAGAGGCTACAAGAGAGGCATTGAACTCCGTGGTGTTTACAGAAGCCATCCATGATTCCACAGGCTGGGAAGTAGAATTGTTGACTAGAGAGGATGAAGGTAGAATTGGTGCCTATGGTGTTGTTTCCTCATTTAACATAGTCAATGGATTGTATATGGACTTAGGAGGTGGTAGCACCCAATTATCCTGGATCAAATGTATCAATGGTGAAGTTGAGCAGTCTTCCACACCGGTTTCATTGCCCTATGGTGCTGGTGCACTGGCGAGACGTCTCCACTCAGAAGACAAAAGAGCACTTTTCTTAGAAATCAAAAAGGCTTATAGTGGGGccattgaaagaattggtatTCCTGAAGAAATGCTGCTGGACGCTAAAGAGAAAGGAGGCTTTGATCTCTATACTTGCGGTGGTGGTTTAAGAGGTATGGGCCACTTGTTACTTTCCCAATCAAAGGATTATCCTATCCAAACAATTAtcaatggattttcttgttcataCGAAGAGTTCTCATCCATGTCTGATTATCTTTTCCTCAAGAATAAAGTGCCTGGATCCAAAGATACCAAGATTTTTAAAGTTTCTGAAAGAAGAGCGTCACAATTACCTGCCGTGGGTTTGTTGATGAGTGCTGCCTTTGAATCTCTGCCGCAAATTAAAACTGTACACTTCAGCGAAGGCGGTGTGAGAGAAGGTACCCTATATTCAATCCTACCGAGAGAAATTCGTGCGCAAGATCCGTTGATCGTCGCCACGAGGCCCTACGCTCCTTTGCTTGcatccaaatatttggaacTTCTAATGACTGCAATCCCGGTTAAAGACGTACCACCTATCGTCTATAAGAGAGTTGCACCTGCGCTATGCAACTTGGCATTTGTACATGCATCGTATCCAAAGGAACTTCAACCTACAGCCTCCCTTCATGTTGCCACGGCGGGTATCATTGCTGGTTGTCATGGCCTTTCACACAGAGCTAGAGCACTCATAGGTATCGCACTGTGTAGCAGGTGGGGTGGTGATATACCTGAAGGCGAAGAGAAATACATGGATCTTCTAAAAAATGTGGTTCTACGTGATGGGGATAAATCTGAAAGGAAAAGGGTAATATTCTGGACTAAATATATTGGTACCATCATGTATGTCATCTGTGGTGTACATCCGGGCGGTAATATAAGAGATGGTGccttcaatttctccattcttgaaaaggaagaaggtgaGAATGAAGTCAGAGAACTAACAAATGATGAAGCTATGACACCAACCCCCGGAGATGCTAACAACCGCAAGAAACGTGAATTCGAGGTCGTAGTTAAGATTAGCAAGGATGATCTGAAGACTAGTGCCTCCGTGCGTTCCAGAATCATAACGctgcagaagaagataagGAAACTGTCACGCGGAAGCTCTGTTAAAGTTAAGATCAGTGTACAATATGCTGAAATACATTGA
- the RPN12 gene encoding proteasome regulatory particle lid subunit RPN12 (highly similar to gnl|GLV|CAGL0A04807g Candida glabrata CAGL0A04807g and similar to YFR052W uniprot|P32496 Saccharomyces cerevisiae YFR052W RPN12 Subunit of the 19S regulatory particle of the 26S proteasome lid synthetically lethal with RPT1 which is an ATPase component of the 19S regulatory particle physically interacts with Nob1p and Rpn3p), which yields MSTSLPELVKSLSVAFDLKKYDSCQKLLPAIKVELIKNNLVIPDLSSQNKAYLNDLNVAKSFFEIGALVSIYCSDLESFQNYFAQLRVFYFSPNQQLAESENKSKILSLYMLILLSQGEITKFHSELEFLDKHIRNLEEDELLSYPIRVERWLMEGSYQKAWDLLKSGLKQQEFDVFTGTLMNAIREEIARNTEMAYEKLPLSNIKVLLFFNSEKEAEHFAVQRGWKVANGSVEFEEDEESNETPLEKTHLIEKTLNYAINLESIV from the coding sequence ATGTCCACATCATTGCCAGAGCTCGTTAAAAGTCTAAGTGTTGCATTTGATCTAAAAAAATATGACAGTTGTCAAAAGCTTCTGCCTGCTATTAAAGTAGAGCTCATTAAGAACAATTTGGTAATTCCCGATCTTTCAAGCCAAAACAAAGCATATTTGAATGATTTGAATGTGGCCAAAAGTTTTTTCGAAATAGGAGCCCTTGTAAGTATCTACTGCTCGGATTTGGAATCGTTTCAAAACTATTTTGCACAATTGAGAGTGTTCTACTTCTCCCCCAACCAACAACTAGCGGAATCTGAGAATAAATCCAAAATATTAAGTCTTTACATGTTGATTTTATTATCCCAAGgtgaaattacaaaattccATTCCgaattagaatttttagaCAAGCATATCCGTAATCTGgaagaggatgaattaCTATCATATCCAATTAGAGTGGAAAGATGGTTAATGGAAGGTTCTTACCAAAAGGCATGGGACTTATTGAAGAGTGGATTAAAGCAACAGGAATTCGATGTTTTTACTGGAACTTTGATGAATGCGATTAGAGAAGAAATCGCACGTAATACTGAAATGGCATATGAAAAGTTACCACTTTCCAATATCAAAGTTTtacttttcttcaacagtGAAAAGGAAGCCGAGCATTTTGCTGTACAAAGAGGTTGGAAGGTTGCTAACGGTAGTgtagaatttgaagaggATGAGGAATCAAATGAAACACCACTGGAAAAAACACACCTGATTGAGAAGACCCTCAATTATGCAATTAATCTAGAGAGCATTGTATAA